AAGTCTCTTTTAGGGTCAAGACCGTGTTCCCTTAATACGTATTCTAGGGTCATCTCAGGCATACTGCCGGGCCTTCCTCCTATCACTTTCTTCCCTTTTAAACCCTCCCATTTAAAGTCGGGCTCAGGTTTCTTGCCCACAAGAAAAGAGCCATCTCTTTTAGTGCACTGAGCAAAGTTAACCAAGGGATCTTTTCTGCCTTCTTTAAGTACGTAAACCGTCGCTTCAGGGCCCATAAGACCTATATCCGCACTACCTGACAGGACAGCCGTCGCAGCCTTGTCTGTGCCCTGCGCCGTGGATATGTTGAGCTCAAGACCCTCTTCCTTAAAAAAGCCTTCGCTGACCGCCACATAATAAGGGGCATAAAATATAGATCGAACCACTTCTGTAAAATTCACCCTTGTCAACCTGTGCTTTGCACTACAGCCCACTGCAAAAAAGGCGATAACCAGAAGAACTAATATGGTCAGTAATATCTTTTTCACAGCAACACCTCCTACTTCATAATATTCTTTCGGTTACAATTGGTGATTAGCTAAAAAGGCGCAAAAAAAAGGGCATACGCCCTTTTATGAAGTTTTTCTCAGCATACTGTACTTTACCTCTCGACCCAACAGGTAATCAACGCTCACATCAAAAATATCCGCCAGTTTAGTTAAAATAGAATAATCGGGCTCCCGCCTGCCGGTCTCATAAAGGGATATCGCGCTCCTGGACAAGCTCAACATCTCAGCCAATTCATCTTGAGTCATATTGTGAGACTTCCTCAACTTCTTTAACGTTTTGCAGAACACAACATGTCACCCTCCTATAAAATAGTAAGGGGTACATGCCATATGAAGTCACTATATGCAACCATTAGTTATTTTATCATTTTTGTAACACATTGTCCAGTACTTGATCGAGATTGTTCACAAATACAAATCCTATTTTGCGCCTGATGCTCTGGGGTATATCGCTCACATCCCGCCTGTTGTCTTCAGGCAGTATGACCTTTTTAATCCCTGCTCTGTAAGCTGCCAGAACTTTTTCTTTTACACC
The genomic region above belongs to Caldanaerobius polysaccharolyticus DSM 13641 and contains:
- a CDS encoding helix-turn-helix domain-containing protein, translating into MFCKTLKKLRKSHNMTQDELAEMLSLSRSAISLYETGRREPDYSILTKLADIFDVSVDYLLGREVKYSMLRKTS